The following are encoded together in the Daucus carota subsp. sativus chromosome 5, DH1 v3.0, whole genome shotgun sequence genome:
- the LOC108220398 gene encoding uncharacterized protein LOC108220398 yields the protein MERKMNRKERAKQERENRRHNISLLRTIPYPDHQKWWSSETVALVTGANRGIGFEIARQLLLQGVTVILTSRGTEVGEAAAKVLWETGLKVVFRQLDVTSTSSVQTCADWVQQNYGGLDILINNAGVNFNASSENSVEFAEQVIATNYIGTKNMIKALTPLMRPSAAGARIVNVSSRLGRLNGRRNRIGDVSLREPLECVDSLTEEVIDRTVDAFLEQVKDGSWATGGWPQTFTDYSISKLAVNAYTRLMAEKLSDRPEGKKIYINCCCPGWVKTAMTGWEGNISAEEGADTAVWLAFLPDQSVSGKFFAERREINF from the exons ATGGAGAGAAAAATGAATAGAAAGGAAAGAGCGAAGCAAGAGCGAGAAAACAGACGCCACAACATCTCTCTTCTCCGCACCATCCCCTACCCCGATCACCAAAA GTGGTGGTCTTCAGAAACTGTAGCTTTGGTAACTGGGGCAAACAGAGGAATTGGATTTGAGATTGCTCGCCAACTTTTGTTGCAAGGGGTGACAGTTATTTTGACATCAAGGGGGACTGAGGTTGGTGAAGCAGCAGCAAAGGTCTTATGGGAAACAGGATTGAAAGTGGTTTTTCGTCAATTGGATGTTACAAGTACTTCATCTGTTCAAACATGTGCTGATTGGGTACAACAAAATTATGGTGGTCTGGACATTCTG ATTAATAATGCAGGTGTTAATTTCAACGCTTCGTCAGAAAATTCTGTGGAATTTGCTGAACAGGTTATTGCAACAAATTATATTGGAACCAAAAACATGATCAAAGCCCTGACCCCATTGATGAGGCCTTCTGCTGCAGGTGCACGTATTGTTAATGTGAGCTCAAGATTGGGGCGACTCAACGGCAGGCGAAAT AGAATAGGAGATGTCAGTTTAAGAGAACCACTAGAATGTGTCGACTCCTTAACAGAAGAAGTAATTGATAGGACCGTGGATGCCTTTCTTGAACAAGTAAAAGATGGCAGTTGGGCAACTGGTGGATGGCCTCAAACCTTTACCGACTATTCAATATCAAAGCTTGCTGTCAATGCTTATACCAGGCTGATGGCTGAGAAACTTTCCGATAGGCCAGAAGGTAAAAAGATTTACATTAATTGCTGTTGTCCAGGTTGGGTGAAGACCGCCATGACTGGGTGGGAAGGAAACATTTCTGCAGAGGAAGGAGCGGACACTGCAGTCTGGCTTGCCTTTCTTCCAGACCAGTCTGTGTCTGGTAAATTTTTTGCCGAAAGAAGAGAAATTAATTTCTAA
- the LOC108222047 gene encoding uncharacterized protein At4g14100, giving the protein MILMAPTTLYFLILLTTSLVSSSSLTDPTPKPWPLQFHSTMIAKFENGTQLEILDLWYDWPNGISMSIVQKQLGKLLYGPEWNNGTSFSYSLDSSEECRVTQFDVGIVRPNWIEGAKYVGQEYMDGFLCNVWNKVDFIIYYEDVVSKRPVAWFFVQGGTNEHIMTFEVGKVLDRNYWQAPVYCFDDAAGQKKNANMDILNSGAAVETGAYYESFLRSPGMKFKAGL; this is encoded by the exons ATGATTCTCATGGCACCCACCACCCTCTATTTCCTCATTTTATTAACCACCTCCTTAGTCTCATCATCAAGCCTCACCGATCCAACTCCAAAGCCATGGCCACTACAATTCCACTCAACCATGATCGCAAAATTCGAAAACGGCACTCAACTCGAAATTCTCGATTTATGGTACGACTGGCCTAATGGAATCAGCATGAGCATTGTGCAGAAACAACTAGGAAAGCTTCTTTATGGTCCGGAATGGAACAACGGCACTTCTTTTTCCTACTCTTTGGATTCAAGTGAAGAGTGTAGAGTCACGCAGTTCGACGTGGGAATTGTGAGACCCAACTGGATTGAGGGTGCCAAGTACGTTGGACAAGAGTACATGGATGGGTTCTTGTGTAATGTGTGGAACAAAGTGGACTTTATTATCTACTATGAAGATGTTGTGTCTAAAAGACCCGTGGCTTGGTTTTTCGTCCAAG GAGGAACAAATGAACATATAATGACATTCGAAGTGGGAAAAGTACTTGATCGAAACTATTGGCAAGCTCCTGTATACTGTTTCGATGATGCTGCTGGACAGAAGAAGAATGCAAATATGGATATACTCAATTCTGGTGCTGCAGTTGAAACTGGAGCTTATTATGAGAGTTTTTTGCGATCACCTGGGATGAAATTCAAGGCAGGACTTTGA
- the LOC108220594 gene encoding uncharacterized protein At4g14100, whose product MILMAPTSLCFLILLTTSLVSSSSLTDPTPKPWPLQFHSTMIAKIENGTQLEILNLWYDWPNGISMSIVQKQLGKLLYGPEWNNGTSFFYALDSSEECRVTQFDVGIVRPNWIEGAKYVGQEYMDGFLCNVWNKVDFIIYYEDVVSKRPVAWFFVEGGGSEHIMTFEVGKVLDQSYWQAPVYCFDDAAEQKKNANMDILNSGAAVETGAYESFMRSSLGMKLKAAL is encoded by the exons ATGATTCTCATGGCACCCACCAGCCTCTGTTTCCTCATTTTATTAACCACATCTCTAGTCTCATCATCAAGCCTCACCGATCCAACTCCTAAGCCATGGCCACTACAATTCCACTCAACCATGATTGCAAAAATCGAAAACGGCACTCAACTCGAAATCCTCAATTTATGGTACGACTGGCCTAATGGAATCAGCATGAGCATTGTGCAGAAACAACTAGGAAAGCTTCTTTATGGTCCGGAATGGAATAACGGCACTTCTTTTTTCTATGCTTTGGACTCAAGTGAAGAGTGTAGAGTCACGCAGTTCGACGTGGGGATTGTGAGACCCAACTGGATTGAGGGTGCCAAGTACGTTGGACAAGAGTACATGGATGGGTTCTTGTGTAATGTGTGGAACAAAGTGgactttattatttactatgaAGATGTCGTGTCGAAAAGACCCGTGGCTTGGTTTTTCGTCGAAG GAGGAGGAAGTGAACATATAATGACATTCGAAGTGGGAAAAGTACTTGATCAAAGCTATTGGCAAGCTCCTGTATACTGTTTCGATGATGCTGCTGAACAGAAGAAGAATGCAAATATGGATATACTCAATTCTGGTGCTGCAGTTGAAACTGGAGCTTATGAGAGTTTTATGCGATCATCACTTGGGATGAAACTCAAGGCTGCACTTTGA
- the LOC108220290 gene encoding uncharacterized protein At4g14100, producing the protein MAIQLKPTFLTLLILLTHSTSTPTPTPWPEQFHSAIFMTTNGTLLQKVDLWYDWPNGRNFNIIQSQLGKLLYDLEWTNGTSFYYTLDQNQECRVVHFGVGILPPDWLSGASYVGQKRVDGFLCNVWEKVEFITYYEDVASKRPVSWTFYTGMTAHIMTFEVGKVLDDPNWQAPVYCFNNAAEQRTKGDLKRSGIAVESVASTQSTNGHHQGSLMRSLAMNLTAAL; encoded by the exons atggcaaTTCAGTTAAAACCCACATTCCTCACTCTCCTCATCCTCTTGACACACTCCACCTCAACTCCAACCCCAACCCCATGGCCCGAACAGTTCCACTCAGCCATATTCATGACCACCAACGGAACCCTTCTCCAGAAAGTGGACTTGTGGTACGACTGGCCCAACGGCAGAAACTTCAACATCATCCAGTCCCAGCTGGGCAAGCTTCTGTATGACTTGGAATGGACTAATGGGACCTCTTTTTATTATACTCTGGATCAGAATCAGGAGTGTAGAGTCGTGCATTTTGGAGTGGGGATTCTTCCGCCGGATTGGCTGAGTGGTGCTAGCTATGTTGGGCAGAAGAGGGTGGATGGGTTTTTGTGTAATGTGTGGGAGAAGGTTGAGTTTATTACTTATTATGAGGATGTTGCGTCCAAAAGACCTGTTTCTTGGACTTTTTATACAG GAATGACTGCGCATATTATGACATTCGAAGTGGGAAAAGTGCTTGATGATCCCAACTGGCAAGCCCCTGTATACTGCTTCAACAATGCCGCTGAGCAGAGGACAAAGGGGGATTTGAAGAGAAGTGGCATTGCAGTTGAATCCGTAGCTAGTACTCAATCTACTAATGGTCATCACCAGGGAAGTTTAATGCGATCGCTTGCAATGAATCTTACTGCTGCACTCTGA
- the LOC108220291 gene encoding uncharacterized protein LOC108220291, which translates to MALQTSMQPAITVSGNAGLRRQTYPLALKSSYFSPSLNLLRPRKLSYSGPAAPRFSMRLANKQSYICRDCGYIYNDRTPFEKLPDNYFCPVCAAPKRRFRVYEPPVNKNANATDARKARKADLQREEALGKALPVGIAVGAVALVALYFYVNSTF; encoded by the exons ATGGCTCTGCAAACATCTATGCAGCCTGCCATAACAGTCTCAGGCAATGCTGGACTGCGTCGACAAACTTATCCTCTGGCTCTGAAATCATCATACTTTTCTCCTTCTCTGAATCTTTTGCGCCCTCGTAAACTTTCTTATTCCGGTCCTGCTGCACCGAGATTCTCTATGCGTTTAGCCAATAAACAATCATATATCTGTCGTGATTGCGG GTACATTTACAATGACAGAACACCCTTCGAGAAGTTGCCTGATAACTACTTCTGCCCTG TTTGTGCAGCTCCAAAGAGAAGATTTAGGGTATATGAGCCTCCTGTCAACAAGAATGCTAATGCCACGGATGCTAGAAAAGCGAGGAAAGCAGATCTTCAGAGGGAAGAAGCGCTAGG CAAGGCATTGCCTGTTGGTATTGCGGTTGGAGCTGTCGCTCTTGTCGCCTTGTACTTCTATGTCAACAGCACTTTCTAG
- the LOC108194980 gene encoding uncharacterized protein LOC108194980: MNTNTIGDKRPLAKVYRRPDNKVIKATAGRNIKTLVGNKLVDEVEGDEHNCNNLVDEQDGDQDNDKQSDEDMQEGEEDSAQEDSAEDMEQDDSAQEGEEGDDDSAQEGEEGDEDSAEEEDDEQDDVLNESEEENEDEQEEDETENQAQVNNAQPKIKITKYKRKKEAAFETHIPRKRIAGTLYPLLKFMNKDVKKTEGAKHINKKKDEVKIRISPRHFSKMVGELTKEQRDWVTRAGFALLLDFELDILPTKIAYNVLQIFDHHSISLKLKDGDINITSEDVYDVLGLPNGGHPIILASPGKYSQRIKDWHAQFTLSDQITTQMIVQVMKNQEVNDNFKLNFLLVMSNVLIGTKGASYVDKQLLQLDDNLDNLKKYNWADFLLGYLVIGMESWNRTTTTFFRGSLIFLTLLYVDRVRYKGMNLVDRQFPSYNGWTLEMLRQRQEIEVIDGAFGVGSIQPSLKEYLQKIDPSEPPKTKVNENEHGDWDTWQYWSEVDRIEKDYLKRKESTSQQPHESTQCQSPQNTQYYTPPTEAADGNVEQTEEDVLHDLRKRAEELVDIKSKFDEDLVKAREKFPDNKNFAIIGEMLKEYLIPNQETGDDLGDELSPEIVASLEVVEEMDRTDIEILAEQQKDDERYVPPFSLGLDDIEKESNQNLVTPEPEPQEREKSKRTKKIGPYQKSPYVNRVIDIKQRMNNEDFGYWVFLLKKKGELLDDLFRWEEVRCIKEHLLTLKPKTSVYYSVIDTWATILNDSEKYKADGSPLRLFCTIGDLIFSIDAEKKVTETYDSFASGMDKILQTFSIKKVEDVEMVCFPINKYEHYYLVCYGIKTMGYFIIDNIKREAQPKMYYSRVLEVLHSHFCNYISRNENPNLGSRVRKMKPRFVKMPWQTTDNSTDCGIFLMRHMETFKGDIKNWNTDLTEEGVRLV, encoded by the exons ATGAATACCAACACCATAGGAGACAAAAGACCACTTGCAAAAGTCTATCGACGTCCAGATAACAAAGTCATAAAGGCTACTGCTGGAAGAAATATCAAAACTCTTGTT GGAAATAAACTTGTTGATGAAGTAGAAGGGGATGAACATAATTGTAATAATCTGGTGGATGAACAAGATGGAGATCAAGATAATGACAAACAAAGTGATGAAGATATGCAAGAAGGTGAAGAAGACAGTGCACAAGAAGATAGTGCAGAAGACATGGAGCAAGACGATAGTGCACAAGAAGGTGAAGAAGGTGATGACGATAGTGCACAAGAAGGTGAAGAAGGTGATGAAGAtagtgcagaagaagaagatgatgaacaaGACGATGTACTAAACGAAAGTGAGGAAGAAAATGAGGATGAACAAGAAGAGGATGAAACAGAAAATCAAGCTCAAGTCAACAATGCACAACCAAagattaaaataacaaaatacaaaagGAAAAAG GAAGCTGCATTTGAAACTCATATACCAAGAAAAAGGATTGCTGGAACATTATATCCACTATTGAAGTTCATGAACAAGGATGTTAag AAAACAGAAGGGGCTAAacatataaataagaaaaaagacGAGGTCAAGATAAGGATATCTCCAAGGCATTTTAGTAAGATGGTAGGTGAACTCACAAAAGAGCAGAGGGACTGGGTTACAAGAGCTGGTTTTGCACTCTTACTGGATTTTGAGCTTGACATTTTGCCAACCAAAATCGCCTACAATGTACTCCAAATCTTTGATCACCACTCAATCTCACTGAAGCTGAAGGATggagatattaatattacaagtgAAGATGTTTATGATGTGTTAGGCCTGCCAAATGGAGGACATCCTATTATTCTGGCATCACCTGGAAAGTACAGTCAAAGAATCAAAGATTGGCATGCACAATTCACTTTATCTGATCAAATAACAACACAGATgattgttcaagtgatgaaaaACCAAGAAGTTAATGATAACTTCAAATTAAACTTCCTTCTTGTTATGTCAAATGTGCTTATTGGTACAAAAGGAGCTTCTTATGTGGACAAACAACTGCTGCAACTTGATGATAACCTTGACAATCTCAAGAAGTATAACTGGGCAGATTTCCTCCTAGGCTACCTTGTAATTGGAATGGAGAGTTGGAAcagaacaacaacaacattTTTCCGAGGATCACTAATCTTTCTCACT TTGTTATATGTCGACCGTGTGAGGTACAAAGGAATGAACCTGGTTGATAGACAATTTCCTTCCTACAATGGTTGGACTCTAGAAATGTTGAGACAAAGACAAGAAATTGAGGTGATTGACGGAGCTTTTGGAGTTGGATCAATCCaaccaagtttaaaagaataTCTACAAAAAATTGATCCTTCTGAACCTCCAAAGACAAAG GTAAATGAGAATGAACATGGAGACTGGGATACGTGGCAGTATTGGTCAGAGGTGGATAGAATTGAAAAAGATTACCTGAAGAGAAAGGAGTCAACATCACAACAACCTCATGAATCAACTCAGTGCCAAAGTCCACAAAATACACAGTATTACACTCCTCCAACAGAGGCAGCTGATGGAAATGTTGAACAAACTGAAGAG GATGTACTTCATGATTTACGTAAAAGGGCAGAGGAACTTGTGGACATAAAGTCCAAATTTGATGAAGATTTAGtgaaagcaagggaaaagtttCCCGATAATAAAAACTTTGCTATTATCGGTGAAATGCTGAAAGAATATCTCATTCCTAACCAGGAAACTGGTGATGATTTGGGTGATGAATTATCACCTGAAATTGTCGCCAGCCTAGAAGTTGTTGAAGAAATGGACAGAACCGACATTGAGATCCTTGCTGAGCAACAGAAAGATGATGAGAGATATGTCCCTCCTTTTTCCCTTGGCCTGGATGACATAGAAAAAGAAAGcaatcaaaatttggtcacgCCAGAGCCAGAACCACAAGAGAGAGAAAAAAGCAAGAGGACAAAGAAAATTGGTCCATATCAAAAATCACCCTATGTCAACAGGGTGATTGATATCAAGCAAAGAATGAACAATGAAGACTTTGGATATTGGGTCTTCTTGCTAAAGAAAAAGGGCGAGCTATT ggATGATTTGTTTAGATGGGAGGAAGTCAGATGTATAAAGGAACACTTGTTGACGCTGAAACCAAAAACAAGTGTATACTACTCTGTGATTGATACATGGGCAACAATCCTAAATGACAGTGAAAAGTACAAGGCAGATGGGTCACCACTAAGACTTTTCTGCACAATAGGAGATTTG ATTTTCAGCATTGATGCAGAAAAGAAAGTCACCGAAACTTATGATTCGTTTGCCAGTGGGATGGACAAGATTCTTCAAACTTTTTCCATCAAAAAAGTGGAAGACGTGGAAATG GTGTGCTTTCCTATTAATAAATATGAGCATTATTATTTGGTATGCTATGGTATCAAAACCATGGGATACTTTATAATTGACAATATTAAACGTGAAGCACAGCCTAAGATGTACTATAGCAGAGTTTTGGAGgttttg CATTCTCACTTTTGCAATTATATAAGTAGGAatgaaaatccaaatttgggatCAAGAGTGCGGAAAATGAAGCCTCGTTTTGTGAAAATGCCATGGCAGACTACTGACAATTCCACAGATTGTGGTATCTTCCTCATGCGCCATATGGAAACCTTCAAAGGAGATATTAAAAACTGGAACACTGACTTAACAGAAGAAGGGGTAagattagtttaa
- the LOC108201385 gene encoding protein FAR1-RELATED SEQUENCE 5-like has product MIISDLTKISDNQGSSCGDSSNVSVSIPVSSTESEKSVTNCIVSPGGMKYFMPISVDGSQVPFQNQSFDSLDKAYNFYREYGRLGGFDVRKTTEKRDADGTIILKHFVCSKEGFVDGSHSEGIRQRRTVSRRCGCKAKVVMKIRSQNRYYIFNFVELHNHPLASESGRQFLRSSREMTVSLRSFVFDAAKVNIGCSKAFSLVKEMTGGYSNVGATLRDFRNFNRDLKEFVGERDGQMLIDKFKVLQETSKSFYFAYELDGDGHLTMLFWADPTSRRNFEIYGDAVSFDATFDTNKYNMIFAPFTGVDKHDRCVTFAACLLSKEDVAHYNWAFKHFVKAMGRNPVVFITDQCPAMKVSVPASFCGDNDLVASKHRLCMWHIMQKFPIKLGNRLCKETDFMEKMKTYIWSSNLEIDEFESGWKAVIGEFKLEDNKWLSDMYDIRKSWIPAYFRDSPMFGLMRTTSRSESENFFFSQFHKQGDTLCEFWIRFESAMHRQRNETERLDHESNSSKPNILSRWFIEDDAAELFTRSIFYKVQEEILASCLDMQIKRMSEEVDGVTHFEIKDVKVKDKLFKVTVSKSHAVCSCKQFVMCGIVCRHAFCGLKQIGVTKFPRSLVLNRWMKVAESGTSLESNVVCSDYFKMEQVSLKLTNLWFDFRQILSKAGVEMDKLDYVHKIIKQISSDFEKYDGDSVDFTKKDHMAAMVGEQPVEEITILAPTVSRNKGNYFKRLVSDREKAMTKANKRVRRCKECSATTHDSRTCPKKKKDGGAVVSNML; this is encoded by the exons ATGATTATATCAGACTTAACGAAGATTAGTGATAATCAAG GTTCAAGTTGCGGTGATTCGTCTAATGTTAGTGTTAGTATTCCTGTTTCTTCAACAGAAAGCGAAAAATCAGTGACGAATTGCATTGTCTCTCCTGGTGGTATGAAGTATTTTATGCCTATTTCTGTTGATGGAAGTCAAGTACCGTTTCAAAATCAGTCATTTGATAGCTTAGATAAGGCGTACAACTTTTACAGAGAGTATGGGAGGCTAGGGGGTTTTGATGTACGAAAAACAACGGAGAAGAGAGATGCTGATGGTAccataattttgaaacattttgtGTGTAGTAAGGAAGGTTTTGTTGATGGAAGTCATTCTGAAGGAATTAGGCAAAGACGTACTGTGTCACGGAGGTGTGGATGTAAAGCAAAAGTGGTCATGAAAATTAGGAGCCAGAacagatattatattttcaattttgttgaACTTCACAACCATCCGCTTGCTAGTGAAAGTGGTAGACAGTTTCTGAGGTCTAGTAGAGAGATGACAGTTAGTTTGCGAAGTTTTGTTTTTGATGCTGCGAAGGTAAATATCGGCTGCAGCAAGGCATTTAGCTTGGTCAAAGAGATGACAGGTGGATATAGTAATGTTGGGGCAACATTACGTGATTTCAGGAATTTTAATAGGGATTTAAAAGAATTTGTCGGTGAAAGGGATGGACAGATGCTGATTGACAAGTTTAAAGTATTACAGGAGACatcaaaatcattttattttgcttATGAGCTTGATGGTGACGGGCATTTGACTATGCTTTTCTGGGCTGATCCAACTAGTAGGAGGAACTTTGAAATATACGGCGATGCTGTGTCATTTGATGCCACTTTTGATACTAACAA gtataatatgatttttgcgCCTTTCACTGGTGTTGACAAACATGATAGATGTGTCACATTTGCTGCTTGTTTGTTATCAAAAGAAGATGTTGCTCATTATAATTGGGCCTTTAAACATTTTGTCAAGGCCATGGGACGCAATCCAGTGGTGTTTATAACTGATCAGTGCCCTGCAATGAAGGTATCTGTGCCGGCTTCATTTTGTGGTGATAATGATTTGGTTGCTAGCAAGCATCGCCTATGTATGTGGCATATAATGCAGAAATTCCCTATTAAG CTTGGGAATCGTTTGTGTAAGGAAACAGACTTTATGGAGAAAATGAAAACTTACATATGGTCATCGAATTTGGAAATTGATGAGTTTGAAAGTGGATGGAAAGCGGTTATAGGAGAGTTTAAGTTGGAAGATAACAAATGGTTATCAGATATGTATGACATAAGAAAGTCGTGGATTCCTGCCTATTTCAGGGACAGTCCTATGTTTGGCTTGATGAGGACAACTTCAAGGTCCGAAAGTgaaaattttttcttttcacaGTTTCACAAGCAAGGTGATACTTTATGTGAGTTTTGGATACGTTTTGAGAGTGCAATGCATAGGCAGCGGAATGAAACAGAACGTTTAGACCATGAGTCTAACTCAAGCAAACCAAACATTTTATCAAGATGGTTCATTGAAGATGATGCAGCTGAGCTATTTACACGTTCCATTTTTTacaaagttcaagaagaaatttTGGCATCTTGCTTGGATATGCAAATCAAGAGAATGAGTGAAGAAGTTGATGGGGTAACTCATTTTGAAATAAAGGATGTCAAAGTTAAAGATAAACTTTTTAAG GTTACTGTTAGCAAATCACATGCCGTATGTTCATGCAAACAATTTGTTATGTGTGGAATTGTTTGTAGGCATGCTTTCTGTGGCTTAAAGCAGATTGGTGTCACAAAATTTCCAAGGAGTCTCGTGCTTAATCGTTGGATGAAAGTTGCAGAAAGTGGCACTTCATTGGAATCTAATGTTGTGTGTTCGgattattttaaaatggagcAAGTGTCGTTGAAGTTGACAAACTTATGGTTTGATTTTCGTCAGATTCTTAGCAAAGCTGGAGTTGAAATGGATAAGCTTGACTATGTTCACAAAATCATTAAGCAGATAAGTAGTGATTTTGAAAAGTATGATGGAGATTCTGTTGATTTTACTAAAAAGGATCATATGGCAGCTATGGTAGGTGAACAGCCGGTTGAAGAGATTACCATTCTTGCACCAACTGTTTCCAGGAACAAGGGAAATTATTTCAAGCGTCTTGTGAGTGATAGAGAGAAAGCAATGACAAAAGCAAATAAAAGAGTTCGAAGATGTAAAGAATGTTCGGCAACCACTCATGATTCGAGAACTTGTCCGAAGAAAAAGAAGGATGGAGGAGCTGTAGTTTCGAATATGTTgtga